In one Clostridia bacterium genomic region, the following are encoded:
- a CDS encoding aconitase family protein, with protein sequence MANLRNSLLERKIEKRPGRVRLNGRILFLTEDPELIRRQLDGWDLPWDTRNPANNSKLRDDISTDEITPAHICFFFDETLGEFPYFGLKCGNEMPIKRGDVKRGAFVCAVSGKRRGKGSSREQSPYAERAAGIQLVIAENIERIYKQNCQNLGVLTSTNFSLIDKIRAGEEIPLSVFTEGEDEITRQVIEHGGLFSFNVARLQSAQPGAEKMVFLPAITTGKRAMTVSEKIFARHMVDPQGKVGVPYVMPGDTGFARTDLRFSHEYVTPMAAIFYERLVGQDEPVTDPQSVIFFRDHLTFLDDVISEEKKKMGLLDLATQLKLKQQDFAAKRGIRLHGELRDRKGSEGICHSIVLESYALPGQLNIGSDSHTPHVGAIGCVAFGVGTTDLFNSWFTKDIRVKVPESVKVVIRGRRHPSVTAKDFILKLLSLDYIRSGQALAKVIEYAGEAIEELSVDERATMTNMAAEIGGFTGIVAPDAKVVEFLAQRRGIAQAAAEQMIEGLSSDDDAEYAHVIELNAADIYPMVATPGDPGNGKFIRDLHTPVPLDIAYGGTCTAGKNEDMDMYAQVLAEAVKEGRRVAAGTRFYIQFGSQETREYCISKGYLEVFERAGAIVIEPSCGACINAGPGVSTTPEQVVISAQNRNFPGRSGPGQMYLASPLTVAASAVAGHIVEYEPAETPQPIS encoded by the coding sequence GTGGCGAACTTACGAAACTCCCTGCTTGAGCGAAAGATTGAAAAGCGTCCCGGCCGTGTACGGCTGAACGGTCGCATTCTCTTCCTCACCGAAGATCCCGAACTGATCCGCCGTCAACTCGACGGCTGGGATCTGCCTTGGGACACTCGCAATCCGGCAAACAATTCCAAGCTGCGCGACGACATCTCTACGGACGAGATCACTCCGGCGCACATCTGTTTCTTCTTCGACGAGACGCTCGGAGAATTCCCTTACTTCGGACTGAAGTGCGGCAACGAAATGCCGATTAAGCGCGGCGACGTTAAGCGTGGCGCGTTCGTGTGCGCCGTGAGCGGAAAGCGGCGCGGCAAAGGAAGCAGCCGCGAGCAGTCGCCCTATGCGGAGCGTGCCGCCGGAATCCAACTCGTGATTGCCGAGAACATCGAGCGCATCTACAAGCAGAATTGCCAGAACCTCGGCGTGCTCACGTCTACCAACTTCTCACTGATCGATAAGATCCGAGCGGGTGAGGAGATTCCGCTATCGGTTTTCACCGAGGGTGAGGATGAGATCACGCGCCAGGTGATCGAGCACGGCGGATTGTTCTCGTTCAATGTCGCTCGATTGCAGTCAGCCCAGCCGGGAGCCGAGAAGATGGTTTTCCTGCCCGCCATCACCACCGGCAAACGTGCCATGACCGTCTCCGAAAAAATTTTCGCGCGACACATGGTGGATCCGCAGGGGAAGGTGGGCGTGCCGTACGTTATGCCCGGCGACACCGGATTTGCGCGCACAGACCTGCGCTTCTCGCACGAATACGTCACGCCCATGGCGGCGATCTTCTACGAGCGCCTGGTTGGACAGGACGAACCGGTCACCGATCCGCAATCTGTCATTTTCTTCCGCGATCATCTTACGTTTCTCGACGATGTGATTTCGGAAGAGAAGAAGAAAATGGGGCTGCTCGATCTTGCCACGCAGCTCAAGCTGAAGCAGCAGGACTTTGCCGCCAAGCGCGGCATACGCCTGCACGGCGAGTTGCGTGACCGTAAAGGCAGTGAAGGCATCTGCCACTCCATCGTGCTGGAGAGCTATGCTCTGCCGGGCCAGCTGAACATCGGCTCGGACTCGCACACGCCGCACGTTGGAGCGATCGGCTGTGTCGCCTTCGGAGTGGGCACGACGGATCTCTTCAACTCCTGGTTCACCAAGGACATTCGCGTCAAGGTGCCGGAGTCGGTTAAGGTCGTCATCCGCGGACGGCGACACCCGAGCGTTACGGCGAAAGATTTCATCCTGAAGCTGCTCTCGCTCGACTACATACGCAGCGGCCAGGCCTTGGCGAAAGTGATCGAGTATGCGGGCGAAGCGATTGAAGAACTCAGTGTCGATGAGCGCGCGACGATGACGAACATGGCTGCGGAGATCGGCGGGTTTACGGGCATCGTTGCGCCAGATGCGAAGGTCGTGGAGTTCCTCGCGCAGCGGCGCGGGATCGCACAGGCCGCCGCCGAGCAGATGATCGAAGGTCTTAGCTCCGATGACGATGCCGAGTACGCGCATGTGATCGAACTCAACGCAGCCGATATATATCCGATGGTGGCGACGCCGGGCGACCCGGGCAACGGCAAGTTTATTCGCGACCTGCATACGCCCGTGCCCCTCGACATCGCTTACGGGGGAACCTGTACGGCGGGCAAGAACGAGGATATGGATATGTACGCCCAAGTCCTGGCCGAAGCCGTCAAAGAAGGCCGCCGGGTAGCCGCAGGCACCAGGTTCTACATACAGTTCGGCTCGCAAGAAACGCGCGAATATTGCATTAGCAAGGGATACCTGGAGGTGTTCGAGAGGGCCGGAGCCATCGTCATAGAGCCCTCCTGCGGCGCCTGCATCAACGCTGGCCCTGGTGTCTCGACTACGCCGGAGCAGGTCGTCATCAGCGCCCAAAATCGCAACTTCCCGGGACGAAGCGGACCTGGGCAGATGTACCTGGCGTCGCCCTTGACTGTCGCGGCCAGCGCGGTTGCGGGTCATATTGTGGAGTACGAACCGGCCGAGACTCCGCAGCCAATATCGTAA
- a CDS encoding Sm ribonucleo-like protein — protein MAFRSSQSTPTNKKGKTPPPEETFEEAAYLKSLGEKQKVVSIKLVDGEIVRGWVEYYDRTMIRLTREDAPNLFIFKHEIMYIAESGKDAVKKVRAEVPAVSAKPLAAARATKVRADAPLQPASSKDDDQ, from the coding sequence ATGGCTTTCCGTAGCTCGCAATCAACTCCGACGAATAAAAAAGGCAAAACCCCACCGCCTGAAGAGACTTTCGAAGAAGCCGCATATCTCAAGTCGCTCGGCGAAAAACAGAAGGTCGTCTCTATCAAGCTGGTTGACGGTGAAATCGTCCGTGGCTGGGTGGAATACTACGACCGCACGATGATTCGGCTGACGCGTGAGGACGCTCCGAATCTCTTCATCTTCAAGCACGAAATCATGTACATCGCCGAGAGCGGCAAAGATGCGGTGAAGAAGGTTCGTGCCGAAGTGCCTGCTGTTTCAGCCAAACCGCTCGCCGCTGCCCGCGCCACGAAAGTTCGCGCTGATGCACCTCTGCAGCCGGCTTCAAGCAAGGACGACGATCAATAA
- a CDS encoding inositol monophosphatase family protein, whose protein sequence is MSQIAREAGALLMSFFERRIGFEYKGDVDLVTEADRASEKLIVERLHETWPEHSVVGEEGTRKDSGSDFRWYVDPLDGTTNFAHGYPVFCVSLGLVHKGGLKAGVLYDPTRDELFSAEKGSGAFLNGRPIEVSKTKTLSESILATGFPSHKRHQNPNIHFYHQLTLRSHGIRRAGSAALDLANVSAGRYDGFWEFNLNPWDTTAGVLLVQEAGGTVTRFDGSQWAIDSRETLASNGILHEELMRNFAEIFAGRGLEDLPSPAEYARTRQK, encoded by the coding sequence ATGTCGCAGATTGCCCGCGAAGCAGGCGCGCTGCTGATGTCGTTCTTCGAGCGCCGGATCGGCTTCGAGTACAAGGGCGACGTCGACCTGGTGACGGAGGCAGACCGTGCGTCAGAAAAGCTGATAGTCGAGCGCCTGCATGAAACCTGGCCTGAGCACAGCGTCGTCGGCGAGGAAGGTACCCGCAAGGACAGCGGTAGCGATTTCCGCTGGTATGTCGATCCGCTCGATGGCACGACGAACTTCGCGCATGGGTATCCGGTTTTCTGCGTATCCCTGGGACTCGTTCACAAAGGCGGACTGAAGGCTGGCGTTCTTTACGATCCCACGCGTGACGAACTCTTCTCCGCGGAGAAGGGGAGCGGCGCGTTTCTGAATGGTAGACCGATTGAAGTTTCCAAAACGAAGACTCTTTCGGAGTCCATCCTTGCGACCGGGTTCCCCAGCCATAAGCGCCACCAGAATCCGAACATTCACTTCTACCATCAGCTAACGCTGCGCTCGCACGGCATTCGGCGCGCAGGTTCCGCGGCGCTTGATCTGGCTAACGTATCGGCCGGACGGTATGACGGTTTCTGGGAATTCAACCTGAACCCCTGGGACACAACCGCTGGCGTTCTGCTGGTTCAGGAAGCTGGAGGCACGGTCACTCGCTTTGACGGCTCGCAGTGGGCCATCGACAGCAGGGAGACTCTGGCATCGAACGGCATCCTGCACGAGGAACTGATGCGGAACTTCGCCGAGATATTTGCGGGGCGCGGTCTGGAAGACCTGCCGTCGCCCGCCGAGTACGCGCGCACTCGCCAGAAGTAG